From Sporichthyaceae bacterium, a single genomic window includes:
- a CDS encoding hotdog domain-containing protein: MTPYPGRMVTHRRYVPHSAAHYGGSLVDGAYTVGLFGDAATDMCLQTDGDEGLLASYSELVFRAPVMAGDVLEVTAKLVRVGNRSRTLELTAHVCVRARPDISPSAGRVLETPLLVVSARAEVVIPGAE; encoded by the coding sequence ATGACCCCGTACCCCGGCCGGATGGTCACTCACCGCCGCTACGTGCCGCACTCCGCCGCGCACTACGGCGGGTCGCTGGTGGACGGGGCCTACACCGTGGGGCTGTTCGGTGACGCGGCCACCGATATGTGTCTGCAGACCGACGGCGACGAAGGGTTGCTCGCGTCGTACAGCGAGCTGGTCTTCCGCGCCCCGGTGATGGCCGGCGACGTGCTGGAGGTGACCGCCAAGCTGGTACGGGTGGGCAACCGCAGCCGCACCCTCGAGCTGACCGCGCACGTGTGCGTGCGCGCGCGTCCGGACATCTCGCCGTCGGCCGGCCGCGTCCTGGAGACTCCGTTATTGGTGGTCAGTGCCCGCGCCGAGGTGGTCATTCCGGGGGCCGAATAA
- a CDS encoding polyprenol monophosphomannose synthase: MERESVLVVVPTYNEAQSLTGVLSRLTSAVPSAHVLVVDDNSPDGTGQIADDLAAADERIHVLHRTGKQGLGAAYLAGFDWGLQRNYDVLVEMDADGSHRPEDLPRLLAGLPGADLVLGSRWVPGGAVVNWPASRRLLSRGGTAYANLVLGLGIRDATGGFRAFRRKTLIALDLGTVYSQGYCFQIDLALRTVDRGFRVIEVPITFVERELGTSKMSRAIVVEALWRVTLWGLTRRIGRVRAPHRSLTTVASRSRSLDELGL, encoded by the coding sequence GTGGAACGTGAATCGGTGTTGGTGGTGGTGCCCACCTACAACGAGGCACAGAGCCTGACCGGCGTGTTGAGCCGACTGACCAGTGCGGTGCCCAGCGCCCATGTCCTGGTGGTGGACGACAACAGTCCGGATGGCACCGGGCAGATCGCCGACGACCTCGCCGCCGCCGACGAGCGCATCCATGTTTTGCACCGGACCGGCAAGCAGGGCCTGGGCGCGGCCTACCTGGCCGGCTTCGACTGGGGCCTGCAGCGCAACTACGACGTGCTGGTCGAGATGGACGCGGACGGCTCGCACCGCCCCGAGGACCTGCCGCGACTGCTGGCCGGCCTGCCCGGCGCGGACCTGGTGCTCGGCTCACGGTGGGTGCCCGGCGGTGCGGTGGTGAACTGGCCCGCATCGCGCCGCCTGCTCTCCCGCGGCGGCACCGCCTACGCGAACCTGGTGCTGGGTCTGGGGATTCGGGACGCCACCGGCGGATTCCGCGCGTTCCGCCGCAAGACGCTGATCGCGTTGGACCTGGGCACCGTGTACTCGCAGGGCTACTGCTTCCAGATCGATCTGGCGCTGCGCACCGTGGACCGCGGGTTCCGGGTCATCGAGGTGCCGATCACCTTTGTGGAACGCGAACTGGGTACCTCGAAGATGAGCCGCGCGATCGTGGTCGAGGCCCTGTGGCGGGTCACCCTGTGGGGACTGACCCGACGCATCGGCCGGGTGCGCGCCCCCCACCGGTCGTTGACCACCGTCGCGTCGCGCTCGCGGAGCCTGGACGAATTGGGTCTCTGA
- the lnt gene encoding apolipoprotein N-acyltransferase → MRAGHDVLVGDHHAGSAGRRRPLLRHRHRSPRQRTRHRPRLDRRKLLGALLAGVLLGLAFPPVGAWPLAVVAVAALSLLCRGATAGQGAGLGFAFGMSFFVVLLRWLHVVGWDAVVGLSALEALFLMPVGIGFAWTTGRRGWPLWQAAIWVAAEALRARVPFGGLPWGRLAFAQADAPFARLAAIGGMPLISFAVALAGCVLAAALVQLRARCLRGALLPAAILAAVACLGWAVPVHSGGADMVTVAVVQGNVPRAGYDTAAQQQVVFANHLEATHALAAAVREGRSPHPDLVVWPENSSDLDPFEEPMVSFRITAAVDDIGAPTLIGAVLDGGPRYVRNAGIVWNPNQGPGEIYVKRHPVPFGEYLPMRRLVTKLIARFSRVPRDFQPGPRAGLLQMGSTHLGELICFEVAYDNLVHDVVRGGGRVLVVQTNNATYGHTGQPEQQLEITRLRAIETGRAVVVAATSGISAVINPAGHVVRQSKEFTREVIVRQVPLRAGRTTAMRLGAWPELVLVMLGVGSIVMCRPRNSRMPRRRRTTVVSGFIRRGPRGGT, encoded by the coding sequence GTGCGCGCAGGCCACGACGTCCTCGTCGGGGACCACCACGCCGGATCGGCGGGGCGGCGGCGCCCGCTACTCCGCCACCGGCATCGATCGCCCCGGCAACGCACCCGGCATCGCCCACGCCTGGACCGACGCAAGCTGCTCGGCGCGCTGCTCGCCGGTGTGCTGCTCGGGCTCGCCTTCCCGCCGGTGGGCGCCTGGCCGTTGGCCGTGGTCGCGGTCGCCGCGCTCAGTCTGCTCTGCCGGGGCGCCACTGCTGGGCAAGGCGCTGGGCTGGGTTTCGCGTTCGGGATGTCGTTCTTCGTGGTGCTGCTGCGTTGGCTGCACGTGGTCGGCTGGGATGCGGTGGTCGGGCTGTCCGCGCTGGAGGCGCTGTTCTTGATGCCGGTGGGCATCGGGTTCGCCTGGACCACCGGGCGGCGCGGTTGGCCGTTGTGGCAGGCCGCTATCTGGGTGGCCGCGGAAGCGTTGCGGGCGCGCGTCCCCTTCGGCGGTCTGCCCTGGGGACGGCTGGCGTTCGCCCAGGCCGATGCCCCGTTCGCGCGGCTGGCCGCGATCGGCGGCATGCCGTTGATCAGTTTCGCGGTGGCGCTGGCCGGGTGCGTGCTCGCCGCGGCCCTGGTGCAGCTGCGCGCCCGCTGCCTGCGCGGCGCGCTGCTGCCCGCCGCGATCCTCGCCGCGGTCGCTTGCCTCGGTTGGGCCGTGCCCGTGCACTCCGGTGGCGCGGATATGGTCACCGTCGCTGTTGTGCAGGGCAACGTGCCGCGGGCCGGATACGACACCGCCGCGCAGCAACAGGTTGTCTTCGCCAACCACCTGGAGGCCACCCACGCATTGGCCGCCGCGGTACGCGAGGGCCGGTCCCCGCATCCCGACCTGGTGGTCTGGCCGGAGAACTCCTCGGACCTCGACCCGTTCGAGGAGCCGATGGTGAGCTTCCGGATTACCGCGGCGGTGGACGACATCGGGGCGCCCACGCTGATCGGTGCGGTGCTCGACGGCGGTCCGCGCTATGTGCGCAACGCGGGCATCGTGTGGAACCCCAATCAGGGCCCCGGCGAGATTTACGTCAAGCGTCACCCGGTGCCGTTCGGGGAGTACCTGCCCATGCGTCGCCTGGTGACCAAGCTGATCGCCCGGTTCTCCCGGGTGCCCCGGGACTTCCAGCCGGGGCCGCGGGCCGGGCTGCTGCAGATGGGCAGCACCCACCTCGGTGAGCTGATTTGCTTCGAGGTCGCCTACGACAACCTGGTACACGACGTGGTGCGCGGCGGCGGCCGAGTGCTGGTGGTGCAGACCAACAACGCCACCTATGGGCACACCGGACAACCCGAGCAGCAGCTGGAGATCACCCGACTGCGCGCGATCGAGACCGGCCGCGCGGTGGTGGTCGCCGCGACCAGTGGAATCAGTGCGGTGATCAACCCCGCGGGTCACGTGGTACGGCAGAGCAAGGAATTCACCCGCGAGGTCATTGTGCGCCAGGTTCCGCTGCGCGCAGGCCGCACCACTGCGATGCGCCTGGGCGCCTGGCCGGAACTCGTCCTGGTGATGCTCGGGGTTGGCTCGATCGTGATGTGTCGACCCCGCAACTCCCGGATGCCGCGGCGCCGCAGGACTACCGTGGTTTCCGGGTTCATCCGGAGGGGGCCGCGCGGTGGAACGTGA
- a CDS encoding OAM dimerization domain-containing protein: MSRVVRPYGDTTDDGMVQVSFTLPIPPDARAEAAALALARTMGLDPATVVHTRGMGSDFTFFVIYGRVGHGVDLDEIAVAERDFPLLTPAEVNREIRSRLRRRLVVLGACIGTDAHTVGIDAILNVKGFGGEKGLEYYREMAVHNLGSQVEVGELVSTARRLAADAVLISQVVTQRDAHLHNTREVAEAMRLAYPCGPRPLLIVGGPRFDPTAAGELGVDKIFARGTTPREVASYLAHTLGGAAA; encoded by the coding sequence ATGAGCCGCGTTGTGCGCCCCTACGGCGACACCACCGATGACGGCATGGTGCAGGTCTCCTTCACCCTGCCCATCCCGCCTGACGCCCGCGCCGAGGCCGCGGCACTGGCGCTGGCCCGCACGATGGGCCTGGACCCGGCGACCGTGGTGCACACCCGCGGCATGGGCTCGGACTTCACCTTCTTCGTGATCTACGGCCGCGTCGGGCACGGCGTGGACCTGGACGAGATTGCGGTGGCTGAGCGGGACTTTCCGTTGCTCACCCCCGCCGAGGTGAACCGGGAGATCCGGTCCCGGTTGCGTCGCCGACTGGTGGTGCTCGGCGCGTGCATCGGCACCGATGCGCACACCGTCGGCATCGACGCGATCCTCAACGTGAAGGGCTTCGGCGGGGAGAAGGGCCTGGAGTACTACCGGGAGATGGCGGTACACAATCTCGGCTCGCAGGTCGAGGTCGGTGAGTTGGTGAGCACCGCCAGGCGGTTGGCTGCCGACGCGGTGCTGATCTCCCAGGTGGTCACTCAACGCGACGCGCACCTCCACAACACCCGGGAAGTCGCTGAGGCAATGCGGCTGGCGTATCCCTGCGGTCCTCGCCCGCTGCTCATCGTCGGTGGCCCGCGCTTCGATCCGACTGCGGCCGGCGAACTCGGCGTCGACAAGATCTTCGCCCGTGGTACCACGCCGCGTGAGGTCGCCAGTTATCTCGCGCACACTCTCGGTGGAGCAGCCGCATGA
- a CDS encoding sulfite exporter TauE/SafE family protein, with translation MHIDLWMSVAGLLVGFLVGLTGMGGGALMTPMLVIVFHVAPLAAVSSDLVASLVMKPIGGAVHLRRGTVHKPLVSWLALGSIPAAFAGVLLLRGLGGNSAGVQHTVKLALGITLLTAAAGIVLRAWLSLRAAGRSEAPPPVRVRPLPTLLVGVAGGLVVGMTSVGSGSLIIVALLFMYPGLSAAEVVGTNLVQAVPLVASAALGHILFGDFRLDLTSSVLLGAVPGVYLGARVSALGAHGIVQRALVGVLVLSGLKLLGAPNGYLLTALALVVLAAIATRWVRPSSDGASAPAPTAVASVRADFA, from the coding sequence GTGCACATCGATCTGTGGATGTCGGTCGCCGGGCTGCTGGTGGGCTTCCTGGTCGGGCTGACCGGGATGGGCGGCGGGGCCTTGATGACCCCGATGCTGGTGATCGTCTTCCACGTCGCCCCGCTCGCCGCGGTCTCCTCCGACCTGGTCGCCTCGCTGGTCATGAAACCGATCGGGGGCGCGGTGCACCTACGCCGCGGCACGGTGCACAAGCCGCTGGTCAGCTGGCTCGCGCTGGGTTCGATCCCGGCCGCCTTTGCCGGCGTTCTGCTGCTGCGCGGGCTTGGCGGCAACAGTGCGGGCGTGCAGCACACGGTGAAACTCGCACTGGGCATCACGCTGCTGACCGCCGCGGCCGGGATCGTGCTGCGGGCCTGGTTGTCGCTGCGCGCCGCCGGGCGCAGCGAGGCGCCGCCGCCGGTACGGGTGCGTCCGCTGCCCACGCTGCTGGTCGGAGTGGCGGGCGGCCTGGTGGTCGGCATGACCTCGGTGGGATCCGGGTCGCTGATCATCGTCGCGCTGTTGTTCATGTACCCCGGGCTGAGCGCCGCGGAGGTGGTCGGCACCAACCTCGTGCAGGCGGTGCCGTTGGTGGCCTCCGCCGCGCTCGGGCACATCCTGTTCGGCGACTTCCGACTGGACCTGACCTCCTCGGTGCTGCTCGGTGCAGTGCCGGGCGTCTACCTGGGCGCCCGGGTCTCCGCACTCGGTGCGCACGGAATCGTGCAGCGCGCATTGGTCGGCGTGTTGGTGCTGTCCGGACTCAAACTGCTCGGGGCGCCCAACGGCTACCTGCTCACCGCGCTGGCCCTGGTGGTGCTCGCCGCGATCGCGACCCGCTGGGTACGGCCAAGTTCTGACGGTGCTTCAGCACCCGCGCCGACTGCCGTCGCGTCGGTGCGCGCCGATTTCGCCTGA